The Macrotis lagotis isolate mMagLag1 chromosome 6, bilby.v1.9.chrom.fasta, whole genome shotgun sequence genome includes a window with the following:
- the ACTL6A gene encoding actin-like protein 6A has translation MSGGVYGGDEVGALVFDIGSYTVRAGYAGEDCPKVDFPTAIGVVLERDDGSTLMEIDGDKGKQGGPTYYIDTNALRVPRENMEAISPLKNGMIEDWDSFQAILDHTYKMHVKSEASLHPVLMSEAPWNTRAKREKLTELMFEHYNIPAFFLCKTAVLTAFANGRSTGLILDSGATHTTAIPVHDGYVLQQGIVKSPLAGDFITMQCRELFQEMNVELIPPYMIASKEAVREGSPANWKRKEKLPQVTRSWHNYMCNCVIQDFQASVLQVSDSTYDEQVAAQMPTVHYEFPNGYNCDFGAERLKIPEGLFDPSNVKGLSGNTMLGVSHVVTTSVGMCDIDIRPGLYGSVIVAGGNTLIQSFTDRLNRELSQKTPPSMRLKLIANNTTVERRFSSWIGGSILASLGTFQQMWISKQEYEEGGKQCVERKCP, from the exons ATGAAGTTGGGGCTCTTGTTTTTGATATTGGTTCCTATACAGTGAGAGCTGGCTATGCTGGTGAGGACTGCCCAAAG GTTGATTTTCCCACTGCTATTGGTGTGGTACTTGAAAGGGATGATGGGAGCACATTGATGGAGATAGATGGGGATAAAGGCAAACAAGGAGGTCCCACATACTACATAGATACCAATGCCTTGCGTGTTCCAAGGGAGAATATGGAGGCAATTTCACCTTTAAAGAATGGAATGA TTGAAGATTGGGACAGCTTCCAAGCTATTTTGGATCACACTTACAAGATGCATGTCAAATCAGAAGCCAGCTTGCATCCTGTTCTAATGTCAGAAGCACCG TGGAATACCAGAGCAAAAAGAGAGAAACTGACAGAGTTGATGTTTGAACACTACAACATCCCTGcattcttcctttgtaaaaccGCAGTTCTTACGGC ATTTGCTAATGGTCGTTCCACAGGATTAATTTTGGATAGTGGAGCCACTCATACTACTGCCATTCCAGTCCATGATGGATATGTCCTTCAGCAAG GCATTGTGAAATCACCTCTAGCCGGAGACTTTATTACCATGCAGTGCAGAGAACTGTTCCAGGAGATGAATGTAGAATTGATCCCTCCATACATGATCGCATCAAAA GAGGCCGTTCGTGAAGGATCCCCAGcaaattggaagagaaaagaaaagttgcCACAGGTTACAAGGTCTTGGCACAACTACATGTGCAAT TGTGTGATTCAAGATTTTCAAGCTTCTGTGCTCCAAGTATCAGATTCAACTTATGATGAACA AGTGGCTGCTCAGATGCCTACAGTTCATTATGAATTTCCCAATGGCTACAACTGTGATTTTGGCGCTGAGCGACTCAAGATTCCTGAAGGGTTATTTGACCCATCTAATGTGAAG GGCTTATCAGGCAACACGATGTTGGGAGTCAGTCATGTTGTGACCACCAGTGTTGGGATGTGTGACATTGATATCAGACCA GGACTTTATGGCAGTGTCATAGTTGCTGGAGGAAACACTCTGATACAGAGTTTCACTGATAGATTGAATCGGGAGCTGTCCCAGAAGACACCTCCG agCATGAGATTGAAGCTGATTGCAAATAACACAACAGTAGAACGGCGTTTTAGTTCATGGATTGGTGGCTCAATTCTAGCCTCTCTG GGTACCTTTCAACAGATGTGGATTTCTAAACAAGAGTATGAAGAAGGAGGAAAACAGTGTGTAGAAAGGAAATGCCCTTGA